The window CCGCGGCGGGCAAGAATGGGCAGTCAACAAAGGAGGCACTTTCCAGTAGGTGCAAGTCCCACCCGGCAAACGCTCCTGCCGGAAGCAACCGGAGCAGTCGTGGAGGTAACGAAATCGCTGAAGCTCTGGTGAGCGTGCCACGAATTGTTGACTGCGCGAGTGTGCAGGCCGTAACGCGAGTGATCGCCTAGCAAGCCTCCTCAAGCACTTCCATCAGGAGGCCTTCATGAACGAGCTCTCAGGCTACGTATTCTCGTCGCTGCGGGAGGGCGACATCGCTCTATACCGGGGCTCTGGCAACGGCTTGACGCCGATCCTGCTGGTTGTCGCAGAAGAAACCTCGCCCGGTTGCGTCGAGCGACTTGAACACGAATATGCGCTCAAGTCCGAACTTGACGCCGACTGGGCGGCGCGACCCGTCGCGCTTACGCACGATAACGGCCGTATGACGCTGGTGCTTGAGGATCCCGGCGGTACGCCGCTCGATCGACTGCTTGGCCGGCCACTGGACGTATCGCATTTCCTGGGCATCGCGATCCCGCTCGCGGGCGCGCTCCGCCATGTGCATGAGCGTGGCCTCATCCATAAGGACATCAAGCCGGCAAATATTCTGGTGGAATCGGCAAGCAGCGGCGTGTGGCTGACGGGGTTGCGGCATCGCTTCGCGTCTGCCGCGCGAGCGCCAGACGCTAGAGCCGCCTGAGACTATCAGCGGTACACTCGCCTACATGGCGCCGGAGCAGACAGGCCGGATGAACCGCTCGGTGGACTCCCGTAGCGACCTCTATGCTCTGGGTGTCACCTTTTACGAGCTCTTGACCGGCGCGTTGCCCTTCACCGCCGCTGACCCGATCGAGTTGATCCACTGTCACATCGCGCGAGAGCCTGTCCCGCTGGACGAGTTTGCAAGGGCGGTGCCGGCTCCGCTCTCGATGATGGTCATGAAGCTTCTCGCGAAGACCGCCGAGGAGCGCTACCAGACCGCAGCAGGAGTCGAGGCGGATCTGCGCAAGTGCCTGACTGCCTGGGAGTCGTTCGGGCGGATCGAGCCGTTCCCGCTTGGTCTGCAGGACGCGTCGGACCGGCTGATGATCCCGGAGAAGCTGTACGGACGCGAGGGCGAGATCGCCACCCTGCTCGCTGCCTTCGATCGTGTCGTGAAGCATGGCGGTTCGGAGCTCGTTCTGGTCTCTGGCTACTCGGGCATCGGCAAGTCGTCGGTCGTCAACGAACTGCACAAGGTCATCGTGCTGCCTCGCGGCATCTTCATTTCGGGAAAATTCGACCAGCGGCTCCGCGATACCCCCCATGCGACCCTGGCTCAGGCGTTTCAGGGACTGATTCAACAGTTGCTGAACGGCCACGCGGACGACATCGCCCGCTGGCGAGGCGCGATCAAGGAAGCTGTCGGCAATCAGGGCCGTCTGCTGACCGACCTCATTCCCAACCTGGGTCGACTGATCGGCCCACAGCCCACCGTAGCGGTCCTCTCGCCCGTCGACGCCCAACTGCGGTTTCAGACCGTGTTCCAGCGGTTCGTCGGCGTGTTTGCGAGGGCGGAACACCCGCTCGTCATTTTCGTTGATGACCTGCAATGGCTCGATCCGGCCACGCTGACGCTCATCGAATATCTTCTCCTCCATCCCGACACGCGTCACCTGTTGCTCATCGGCGCATATCGCGACAACGAGGTCGACCCGGCACATCCGCTGATGCTCAAGCTGGAGGATCTGCGCCAAGCCGGCGCGAAAGTCGATCAGATCGTCCTCGGCCCGCTCTCGGTCGACGACATCAGCCAACTGCTGTGCGACACGTTGCGGCGTGCGCCCGACGAAATGCGGCGGTTCGCTGAGCTGGTGCACAGGAGAAGCGGCGGCGGCAATCCCTTTTTCGCCGGACAGTTCCTCGCCAGCCTCGCCGAAGAACGGCTGATCGAGTTCAGTCCGTTCTCGCGGTCGTGGACGTGGCATTTGGACGCTATCGTCGACAACAAGAGATTCAG is drawn from Nitrobacteraceae bacterium AZCC 2146 and contains these coding sequences:
- a CDS encoding serine/threonine protein kinase (product_source=COG0515; cath_funfam=1.10.510.10; cog=COG0515; pfam=PF00069; superfamily=56112) → MNELSGYVFSSLREGDIALYRGSGNGLTPILLVVAEETSPGCVERLEHEYALKSELDADWAARPVALTHDNGRMTLVLEDPGGTPLDRLLGRPLDVSHFLGIAIPLAGALRHVHERGLIHKDIKPANILVESASSGVWLTGLRHRFASAARAPDARAA